From Zalophus californianus isolate mZalCal1 chromosome 16, mZalCal1.pri.v2, whole genome shotgun sequence, one genomic window encodes:
- the GALK1 gene encoding galactokinase isoform X2, which produces MRAPLLRLWADGRAGALELVTVLVGSPRADGLVSLLTTSEDADEPRRLQFPLPTAQRSLEPGTPRWANYVKGVIQHYPAAPLPGFSAVVVSSVPLGGGLSSSASLEVATYTFLQQLCPDSGSIAARAQVCQRAEHSFAGVPCGIMDQLIVLLGQKGHALLIDCRSLETSLVPLSEPKLAVLITNSNVRHSLGSSEYPLRRRECEAVARALGKESLREVQLEELEAGRDLVSKEGFRRARHVVGEIRRTAQAAAALSRGDYRAFGRLMVESHHSLRDDYEVSCPELDQLVEAALSAPGVYGSRMTGGGFGGCTVTLLEASSTSQAMQHIQEQYSGTATFYLSQAADGAKVLHW; this is translated from the exons ATGCGGGCTCCGCTGCTCAGGCTGTGGGCGGATGGCCGGGCCGGT GCGCTGGAGCTTGTGACCGTGCTGGTGGGCAGCCCCCGGGCAGATGGCCTTGTCTCCCTCCTCACCACCTCTGAGGATGCTGATGAACCCCGGCGGCTGCAGTTTCCGCTGCCCACAGCCCAGCGGTCACTGGAGCCCGGGACCCCCCGCTGGGCCAACTATGTCAAGGGAGTGATTCAGCACTACCCAG CTGCACCCCTCCCTGGCTTCAGTGCAGTGGTGGTCAGCTCAGTGCCCCTGGGGGGTGGGCTGTCCAGCTCCGCGTCCCTGGAAGTGGCCACGTACACCTTCCTGCAGCAGCTCTGCCCAG ACTCGGGGTCCATAGCTGCCCGGGCTCAAGTGTGTCAGCGGGCCGAGCACAGCTTCGCAGGGGTGCCCTGTGGCATCATGGACCAGCTCATCGTACTGCTGGGGCAGAAAGGCCACGCGCTGCTCATTGACTGCAG GTCCCTGGAGACAAGCCTGGTGCCGCTGTCAGAACCTAAGCTGGCCGTGCTCATCACCAACTCCAATGTCCGCCACTCGCTGGGCTCCAGCGAGTACCCTCTGCGGCGGCGCGAATGTGAGGCAGTGGCCCGGGCGCTGGGCAAGGAGAGCCTTCGGGAAGTGCAGCTGGAGGAGTTGGAGG ctGGCAGAGACCTGGTGAGCAAGGAGGGCTTCCGGCGCGCACGGCATGTGGTGGGTGAGATCCGGCGCACGGCCCAGGCAGCAGCGGCCCTGAGCCGGGGAGACTACCGAGCCTTCGGCCGCCTCATGGTAGAGAGTCACCACTCGCTCAG GGATGACTACGAGGTGAGCTGTCCGGAGCTGGACCAGCTCGTGGAGGCTGCACTGTCTGCACCTGGGGTTTATGGCAGCCGCATGACCGGGGGTGGCTTTGGCGGCTGCACTGTGACCCTGCTGGAGGCCTCCTCCACCTCCCAAGCCATGCAGCACATACAG GAGCAGTACAGTGGTACCGCCACCTTCTACCTCTCTCAGGCGGCCGATGGCGCCAAGGTGCTGCACTGGTGA
- the GALK1 gene encoding galactokinase isoform X1: protein MAASRQPQAAELLAEARRAFREEFGAEPELAVSAPGRVNLIGEHTDYNQGLVLPMALELVTVLVGSPRADGLVSLLTTSEDADEPRRLQFPLPTAQRSLEPGTPRWANYVKGVIQHYPAAPLPGFSAVVVSSVPLGGGLSSSASLEVATYTFLQQLCPDSGSIAARAQVCQRAEHSFAGVPCGIMDQLIVLLGQKGHALLIDCRSLETSLVPLSEPKLAVLITNSNVRHSLGSSEYPLRRRECEAVARALGKESLREVQLEELEAGRDLVSKEGFRRARHVVGEIRRTAQAAAALSRGDYRAFGRLMVESHHSLRDDYEVSCPELDQLVEAALSAPGVYGSRMTGGGFGGCTVTLLEASSTSQAMQHIQEQYSGTATFYLSQAADGAKVLHW from the exons ATGGCCGCTTCGAGACAGCCCCAGGCTGCGGAGCTGCTGGCCGAGGCCCGCAGAGCTTTCCGGGAGGAGTTCGGGGCCGAGCCCGAGCTGGCTGTGTCGGCGCCGGGCCGGGTCAACCTGATCGGGGAGCACACGGACTACAACCAGGGCCTGGTGCTGCCCATG GCGCTGGAGCTTGTGACCGTGCTGGTGGGCAGCCCCCGGGCAGATGGCCTTGTCTCCCTCCTCACCACCTCTGAGGATGCTGATGAACCCCGGCGGCTGCAGTTTCCGCTGCCCACAGCCCAGCGGTCACTGGAGCCCGGGACCCCCCGCTGGGCCAACTATGTCAAGGGAGTGATTCAGCACTACCCAG CTGCACCCCTCCCTGGCTTCAGTGCAGTGGTGGTCAGCTCAGTGCCCCTGGGGGGTGGGCTGTCCAGCTCCGCGTCCCTGGAAGTGGCCACGTACACCTTCCTGCAGCAGCTCTGCCCAG ACTCGGGGTCCATAGCTGCCCGGGCTCAAGTGTGTCAGCGGGCCGAGCACAGCTTCGCAGGGGTGCCCTGTGGCATCATGGACCAGCTCATCGTACTGCTGGGGCAGAAAGGCCACGCGCTGCTCATTGACTGCAG GTCCCTGGAGACAAGCCTGGTGCCGCTGTCAGAACCTAAGCTGGCCGTGCTCATCACCAACTCCAATGTCCGCCACTCGCTGGGCTCCAGCGAGTACCCTCTGCGGCGGCGCGAATGTGAGGCAGTGGCCCGGGCGCTGGGCAAGGAGAGCCTTCGGGAAGTGCAGCTGGAGGAGTTGGAGG ctGGCAGAGACCTGGTGAGCAAGGAGGGCTTCCGGCGCGCACGGCATGTGGTGGGTGAGATCCGGCGCACGGCCCAGGCAGCAGCGGCCCTGAGCCGGGGAGACTACCGAGCCTTCGGCCGCCTCATGGTAGAGAGTCACCACTCGCTCAG GGATGACTACGAGGTGAGCTGTCCGGAGCTGGACCAGCTCGTGGAGGCTGCACTGTCTGCACCTGGGGTTTATGGCAGCCGCATGACCGGGGGTGGCTTTGGCGGCTGCACTGTGACCCTGCTGGAGGCCTCCTCCACCTCCCAAGCCATGCAGCACATACAG GAGCAGTACAGTGGTACCGCCACCTTCTACCTCTCTCAGGCGGCCGATGGCGCCAAGGTGCTGCACTGGTGA
- the GALK1 gene encoding galactokinase isoform X3 produces MAASRQPQAAELLAEARRAFREEFGAEPELAVSAPGRVNLIGEHTDYNQGLVLPMALELVTVLVGSPRADGLVSLLTTSEDADEPRRLQFPLPTAQRSLEPGTPRWANYVKGVIQHYPDSGSIAARAQVCQRAEHSFAGVPCGIMDQLIVLLGQKGHALLIDCRSLETSLVPLSEPKLAVLITNSNVRHSLGSSEYPLRRRECEAVARALGKESLREVQLEELEAGRDLVSKEGFRRARHVVGEIRRTAQAAAALSRGDYRAFGRLMVESHHSLRDDYEVSCPELDQLVEAALSAPGVYGSRMTGGGFGGCTVTLLEASSTSQAMQHIQEQYSGTATFYLSQAADGAKVLHW; encoded by the exons ATGGCCGCTTCGAGACAGCCCCAGGCTGCGGAGCTGCTGGCCGAGGCCCGCAGAGCTTTCCGGGAGGAGTTCGGGGCCGAGCCCGAGCTGGCTGTGTCGGCGCCGGGCCGGGTCAACCTGATCGGGGAGCACACGGACTACAACCAGGGCCTGGTGCTGCCCATG GCGCTGGAGCTTGTGACCGTGCTGGTGGGCAGCCCCCGGGCAGATGGCCTTGTCTCCCTCCTCACCACCTCTGAGGATGCTGATGAACCCCGGCGGCTGCAGTTTCCGCTGCCCACAGCCCAGCGGTCACTGGAGCCCGGGACCCCCCGCTGGGCCAACTATGTCAAGGGAGTGATTCAGCACTACCCAG ACTCGGGGTCCATAGCTGCCCGGGCTCAAGTGTGTCAGCGGGCCGAGCACAGCTTCGCAGGGGTGCCCTGTGGCATCATGGACCAGCTCATCGTACTGCTGGGGCAGAAAGGCCACGCGCTGCTCATTGACTGCAG GTCCCTGGAGACAAGCCTGGTGCCGCTGTCAGAACCTAAGCTGGCCGTGCTCATCACCAACTCCAATGTCCGCCACTCGCTGGGCTCCAGCGAGTACCCTCTGCGGCGGCGCGAATGTGAGGCAGTGGCCCGGGCGCTGGGCAAGGAGAGCCTTCGGGAAGTGCAGCTGGAGGAGTTGGAGG ctGGCAGAGACCTGGTGAGCAAGGAGGGCTTCCGGCGCGCACGGCATGTGGTGGGTGAGATCCGGCGCACGGCCCAGGCAGCAGCGGCCCTGAGCCGGGGAGACTACCGAGCCTTCGGCCGCCTCATGGTAGAGAGTCACCACTCGCTCAG GGATGACTACGAGGTGAGCTGTCCGGAGCTGGACCAGCTCGTGGAGGCTGCACTGTCTGCACCTGGGGTTTATGGCAGCCGCATGACCGGGGGTGGCTTTGGCGGCTGCACTGTGACCCTGCTGGAGGCCTCCTCCACCTCCCAAGCCATGCAGCACATACAG GAGCAGTACAGTGGTACCGCCACCTTCTACCTCTCTCAGGCGGCCGATGGCGCCAAGGTGCTGCACTGGTGA